One window of Rasiella rasia genomic DNA carries:
- a CDS encoding tetratricopeptide repeat protein, with protein MRITFYILLLVLISCSDKNRSDGKMTERHIEIIQREDSIDLDIIHGYDIFKNQEVRDLNNLGIEYIRKNEYRAAEKEFIAAFRLEPNNPTILNNLGNIYQKIGTEKMALEYYTDSFKSSDSTYINAAYNMGISYCNLKEYEKSEEILKYVLNHTSDKTWQMLAKYTLSRLYLNQNRCEEAREIYKVIKTDLNQYSKLQLNQQKFEIRLENCVQQRI; from the coding sequence ATGAGAATTACCTTTTATATATTACTTCTTGTACTTATAAGTTGTTCTGATAAAAATAGGTCGGATGGTAAAATGACTGAAAGGCACATCGAAATTATTCAAAGAGAAGATTCAATTGATTTAGATATTATTCATGGTTATGATATTTTCAAAAATCAAGAAGTTCGCGATCTTAATAATTTAGGAATTGAGTATATCAGGAAAAATGAATACAGAGCTGCTGAGAAAGAATTTATAGCCGCATTTCGTTTAGAACCAAATAATCCAACAATTCTAAATAACCTTGGTAACATTTATCAGAAAATTGGCACTGAAAAAATGGCGCTAGAATATTATACAGATTCATTCAAAAGTTCAGATTCAACCTATATTAACGCAGCATACAATATGGGAATTTCGTATTGCAACTTGAAAGAATATGAAAAAAGTGAAGAAATTTTAAAATATGTTTTAAATCATACAAGTGATAAAACTTGGCAAATGTTAGCAAAATACACACTTTCAAGATTGTATCTAAATCAAAATAGATGTGAAGAAGCTAGAGAAATTTATAAAGTAATTAAAACTGATTTAAACCAGTACTCGAAACTCCAATTGAATCAACAAAAATTTGAAATTCGTCTAGAGAACTGTGTACAACAACGCATATAA
- a CDS encoding type II toxin-antitoxin system RelE/ParE family toxin yields the protein MNVVFSELAEQKLIKLSDYLLSEWNVKVRNNFIKKLKSKIEQISKQPNSCPESSEHIGLFKCVVTKQTTFYYKIDLESNSIVVLTLFDTRQDPNELHNQVK from the coding sequence ATGAATGTAGTTTTTTCGGAATTAGCTGAACAGAAGCTGATAAAATTATCTGATTATTTACTTTCAGAGTGGAATGTAAAAGTTCGGAACAATTTTATTAAAAAATTAAAATCCAAAATTGAGCAAATTTCAAAGCAACCGAATAGTTGTCCAGAATCAAGTGAGCACATCGGGTTATTTAAATGTGTTGTTACTAAACAAACCACTTTTTATTACAAAATTGACTTAGAATCAAATTCAATAGTCGTTCTTACTTTATTTGATACTAGGCAAGATCCTAATGAACTTCATAATCAAGTTAAGTAA